Proteins encoded in a region of the Thunnus maccoyii chromosome 4, fThuMac1.1, whole genome shotgun sequence genome:
- the sall4 gene encoding sal-like protein 4 isoform X1 — protein sequence MSRRKQAKPQHIDSDEPGSLENGIHRDDQAEETGNEVKRFRMDETRVCNKCCAEFFDEAEFLEHERNCTKSQQVLIMKDGDGNEMPEEYSRGSPEGLTSDHDDSQSSGNSLSNINTDHLERTEEESSMNVDDSGQQDRAEMSASPEMTFHPSPEMQDTNVTLETMADTKVAVSQHSSNNTSLTSSQDAVQAIPMILEQLVCLQQQQLQQIQLTEQIRIQVAMMTPQGLQSSVVAAMDPLKALGAHLSQQLSAAAALIGKRTGSQSLSIETMKQGKLPLPTGIPTSLPGGLGTMTSKIDNLKGIPDLASRLPALLPQSPGALGFPNNFSGVQAGIDSSKKVKTKMLNLPPESKNGDPLYKHKCRYCGKTFGNDSALQIHLRSHTGERPFKCNICGNRFTTKGNLKVHFQRHKDKYPNISMNPHPVPEHLDNIPTSSGIPFGMSVPMDDSNMTEIKPILAPAAAGFHPSSIPGFKTTFDGFGGDPFSQRPSPSTSDGSPSVSSNVFGQETGMDANQKDAKELLGALHHMNGNALPGEQSSGTAKLQQMVDGLEKRTNDPNECVICHRVLSCQSSLKMHYRTHTGERPYKCKICGRAFSTKGNLKAHYGVHRANTPLKMQHSCPICQKKFTNAVVLQQHIRMHMGGQIPNTPMPENQFEAAEAMEPSLPEEKPMDTNGFEASMEEHEPELNSQKPNDTSDSLPSATEEQPKKHAAPAVFSSLDVLKNLTSALALKRQSSTASESEGTSKESPSAPREQEYQNGRSPAISDSAMSFHSSSPVNNNISSKSPESAVDEFARTGSKPDSDGGTQDGHESSGALDLTASSSFTPKVIKEEPGMPFTNGDYTPSNMPFMRIPSSLASLEMKIPPENPLGPHGLFSSHMPQGTAMPSSISTAPRRSTKQHMCNTCGKNFSSASALQIHERTHTGEKPFACNICGRAFTTKGNLKVHIGTHMWNNSSRRGQRLSLDNPMALMAMSSEANMLPEIMQAPKELAAPAMNFDPSLWNQYAAAFSGGLTMKTNEISVIQGGGIPLPGSPAGGPLIGSTGGLMKMDGSHSGLPATMAEIEKNSSDSVPKSQFPHFMEEGKIAVN from the exons GGATTCATCGAGATGATCAAGCTGAGGAGACCGGAAATGAAGTGAAGCGGTTCAGAATGGATGAGACCAGGGTCTGCAATAAGTGTTGTGCTGAATTCTTTGATGAAGCAGAATTTCTTGAACATGAGAGAAATTGCACTAAAAGTCAGCAAGTGCTCATCATGAAAGATGGAGATGGCAATGAAATGCCTGAGGAATATTCGCGAGGTTCTCCTGAAGGCCTAACTAGTGACCATGATGATAGCCAGTCCAGCGGTAATTCCCTTTCAAACATCAATACAGACCACCTGGAAAGAACTGAGGAAGAGTCTAGCATGAATGTAGATGACTCAGGACAACAGGATCGGGCAGAGATGTCTGCcagccctgagatgactttccATCCCTCACCTGAAATGCAAGATACAAATGTCACTCTTGAAACCATGGCTGACACTAAAGTGGCCGTCTCCCAACATTCTTCAAATAATACATCTCTAACCTCATCACAAGATGCAGTGCAGGCCATCCCGATGATATTGGAACAGTTGGTGTGCCTCCAGCAACAACAGCTACAGCAGATCCAGCTCACAGAACAGATTAGAATCCAAGTAGCCATGATGACTCCGCAGGGTCTTCAGTCATCAGTAGTGGCAGCTATGGACCCTCTGAAAGCCCTTGGTGCGCATCTCTCtcaacagctgtctgctgcagcagctctgaTAGGGAAACGGACCGGCAGTCAGAGCCTCTCTATTGAGACAATGAAGCAAGGTAAACTACCTCTGCCCACTGGCATCCCTACCTCTCTACCTGGAGGACTGGGCACAATGACTTCTAAAATAGACAATTTGAAGGGCATTCCAGATCTGGCCAGCCGTTTACCAGCACTACTGCCCCAGTCACCAGGTGCATTAGGTTTCCCTAACAACTTCAGTGGTGTCCAAGCAGGGATTGATTCCTCCAAAAAAGTGAAGACTAAGATGCTGAACCTCCCACCAGAATCAAAGAATGGGGACCCATTATACAAGCACAAGTGTAGGTACTGTGGAAAGACCTTTGGCAATGACAGTGCTCTCCAGATTCACTTGCGTTCTCACACTGGAGAGAGGCCCTTCAAATGTAACATCTGTGGAAACCGCTTCACAACCAAAGGAAACCTCAAAGTGCATTTCCAGAGACATAAAGACAAGTATCCTAACATCAGCATGAACCCTCATCCTGTGCCAGAGCACCTTGACAATATTCCCACCAGTAGTGGCATTCCCTTTGGCATGTCTGTGCCCATGGACGACTCAAATATGACTGAAATTAAGCCTATACTCGCCCCTGCAGCTGCTGGGTTCCACCCGTCATCCATACCGGGATTCAAGACAACATTTGACGGATTTGGAGGGGACCCATTTTCCCAGAGACCCTCCCCATCAACAAGTGATGGCTCCCCATCTGTTTCCTCGAATGTGTTTGGCCAAGAGACAGGAATGGATGCGAATCAGAAGGATGCTAAAGAACTGCTTGGAGCACTGCATCATATGAATGGCAATGCCCTTCCAGGAGAACAAAGCTCTGGAACAGCAAAACTTCAGCAGATGGTTGATGGCCTAGAAAAGAGGACCAATGACCCCAATGAATGTGTAATCTGCCATAGGGTGCTCAGTTGCCAGAGCTCACTGAAGATGCATTACCGAACACACACCGGCGAGAGGCCCTACAAGTGCAAAATCTGTGGCCGTGCTTTCTCCACCAAAGGTAACCTCAAGGCCCATTATGGAGTACATAGGGCTAACACTCCTCTTAAAATGCAGCATTCCTGTCCCATCTGCCAGAAGAAGTTCACCAATGCTGTGGTTCTGCAGCAGCACATTCGCATGCACATGGGTGGGCAGATCCCCAACACTCCTATGCCAGAAAACCAGTTTGAAGCAGCGGAAGCAATGGAGCCCTCTCTACCAGAGGAGAAGCCTATGGATACCAATGGTTTTGAAGCAAGCATGGAAGAGCATGAGCCAGAGCTGAACTCCCAAAAGCCAAATGACACCTCGGATTCCCTCCCATCTGCCACTGAGGAACAACCAAAGAAGCATGCTGCACCCGCTGTGTTTTCCAGCCTAGATGTTTTGAAGAATCTCACCTCTGCTCTTGCACTGAAACGGCAGAGTAGCACAGCTTCGGAGAGCGAGGGAACATCCAAAGAATCCCCATCAGCTCCTAGAGAGCAAGAATATCAGAATGGCCGTAGTCCTGCCATTTCTGATTCAGCCATGTCATTTCACTCGTCTTCCCctgtaaacaacaacattagTAGCAAGTCTCCTGAGTCTGCTGTTGATGAGTTTGCCCGCACTGGGTCAAAACCAGACTCTGATGGTGGCACTCAAGATGGACATGAATCAAGTGGAGCCCTTGACCTCACAGCTTCCAGCAGCTTTACCCCCAAAGTAATCAAAGAAGAACCTGGCATGCCATTCACAAATGGAGACTACA CTCCTAGTAACATGCCTTTCATGAGGATACCATCAAGTCTGGCCAGTCTGGAAATGAAGATTCCTCCAGAGAATCCTTTGGGCCCTCATGGTTTGTTCAGCTCCCATATGCCTCAGGGAACAGCCATGCCCTCCTCCATCTCCACCGCACCGCGACGATCAACCAAACAGCACATGTGTAATACCTGTGGCAAGAACTTCTCATCTGCCAGTGCCTTGCAGATCCATGAGCGCACTCATACAGGGGAGAAGCCTTTTGCCTGTAATATCTGTGGCAGGGCTTTCACCACCAAGGGAAACCTAAAG gtgCATATCGGCACTCACATGTGGAACAACTCATCACGGCGTGGTCAGCGCCTGTCACTGGATAATCCCATGGCGCTGATGGCAATGAGCTCAGAGGCTAATATGttaccagaaattatgcaggCCCCCAAAGAACTGGCTGCTCCAGCAATGAACTTTGACCCGTCTCTGTGGAACCAGTATGCTGCCGCCTTCAGTGGTGGCCTGACCATGAAGACCAATGAAATTTCTGTCATCCAGGGTGGTGGCATCCCACTCCCTGGGAGCCCTGCCGGTGGGCCTCTGATTGGATCCACTGGAGGCCTCATGAAGATGGATGGATCCCACTCTGGCTTGCCTGCCACCATGGCTGAAATTGAGAAGAACAGCTCTGACAGTGTGCCAAAATCCCAGTTCCCACATTTCATGGAGGAGGGTAAAATTGCAGTTAATTAG
- the sall4 gene encoding sal-like protein 4 isoform X2, whose amino-acid sequence MDETRVCNKCCAEFFDEAEFLEHERNCTKSQQVLIMKDGDGNEMPEEYSRGSPEGLTSDHDDSQSSGNSLSNINTDHLERTEEESSMNVDDSGQQDRAEMSASPEMTFHPSPEMQDTNVTLETMADTKVAVSQHSSNNTSLTSSQDAVQAIPMILEQLVCLQQQQLQQIQLTEQIRIQVAMMTPQGLQSSVVAAMDPLKALGAHLSQQLSAAAALIGKRTGSQSLSIETMKQGKLPLPTGIPTSLPGGLGTMTSKIDNLKGIPDLASRLPALLPQSPGALGFPNNFSGVQAGIDSSKKVKTKMLNLPPESKNGDPLYKHKCRYCGKTFGNDSALQIHLRSHTGERPFKCNICGNRFTTKGNLKVHFQRHKDKYPNISMNPHPVPEHLDNIPTSSGIPFGMSVPMDDSNMTEIKPILAPAAAGFHPSSIPGFKTTFDGFGGDPFSQRPSPSTSDGSPSVSSNVFGQETGMDANQKDAKELLGALHHMNGNALPGEQSSGTAKLQQMVDGLEKRTNDPNECVICHRVLSCQSSLKMHYRTHTGERPYKCKICGRAFSTKGNLKAHYGVHRANTPLKMQHSCPICQKKFTNAVVLQQHIRMHMGGQIPNTPMPENQFEAAEAMEPSLPEEKPMDTNGFEASMEEHEPELNSQKPNDTSDSLPSATEEQPKKHAAPAVFSSLDVLKNLTSALALKRQSSTASESEGTSKESPSAPREQEYQNGRSPAISDSAMSFHSSSPVNNNISSKSPESAVDEFARTGSKPDSDGGTQDGHESSGALDLTASSSFTPKVIKEEPGMPFTNGDYTPSNMPFMRIPSSLASLEMKIPPENPLGPHGLFSSHMPQGTAMPSSISTAPRRSTKQHMCNTCGKNFSSASALQIHERTHTGEKPFACNICGRAFTTKGNLKVHIGTHMWNNSSRRGQRLSLDNPMALMAMSSEANMLPEIMQAPKELAAPAMNFDPSLWNQYAAAFSGGLTMKTNEISVIQGGGIPLPGSPAGGPLIGSTGGLMKMDGSHSGLPATMAEIEKNSSDSVPKSQFPHFMEEGKIAVN is encoded by the exons ATGGATGAGACCAGGGTCTGCAATAAGTGTTGTGCTGAATTCTTTGATGAAGCAGAATTTCTTGAACATGAGAGAAATTGCACTAAAAGTCAGCAAGTGCTCATCATGAAAGATGGAGATGGCAATGAAATGCCTGAGGAATATTCGCGAGGTTCTCCTGAAGGCCTAACTAGTGACCATGATGATAGCCAGTCCAGCGGTAATTCCCTTTCAAACATCAATACAGACCACCTGGAAAGAACTGAGGAAGAGTCTAGCATGAATGTAGATGACTCAGGACAACAGGATCGGGCAGAGATGTCTGCcagccctgagatgactttccATCCCTCACCTGAAATGCAAGATACAAATGTCACTCTTGAAACCATGGCTGACACTAAAGTGGCCGTCTCCCAACATTCTTCAAATAATACATCTCTAACCTCATCACAAGATGCAGTGCAGGCCATCCCGATGATATTGGAACAGTTGGTGTGCCTCCAGCAACAACAGCTACAGCAGATCCAGCTCACAGAACAGATTAGAATCCAAGTAGCCATGATGACTCCGCAGGGTCTTCAGTCATCAGTAGTGGCAGCTATGGACCCTCTGAAAGCCCTTGGTGCGCATCTCTCtcaacagctgtctgctgcagcagctctgaTAGGGAAACGGACCGGCAGTCAGAGCCTCTCTATTGAGACAATGAAGCAAGGTAAACTACCTCTGCCCACTGGCATCCCTACCTCTCTACCTGGAGGACTGGGCACAATGACTTCTAAAATAGACAATTTGAAGGGCATTCCAGATCTGGCCAGCCGTTTACCAGCACTACTGCCCCAGTCACCAGGTGCATTAGGTTTCCCTAACAACTTCAGTGGTGTCCAAGCAGGGATTGATTCCTCCAAAAAAGTGAAGACTAAGATGCTGAACCTCCCACCAGAATCAAAGAATGGGGACCCATTATACAAGCACAAGTGTAGGTACTGTGGAAAGACCTTTGGCAATGACAGTGCTCTCCAGATTCACTTGCGTTCTCACACTGGAGAGAGGCCCTTCAAATGTAACATCTGTGGAAACCGCTTCACAACCAAAGGAAACCTCAAAGTGCATTTCCAGAGACATAAAGACAAGTATCCTAACATCAGCATGAACCCTCATCCTGTGCCAGAGCACCTTGACAATATTCCCACCAGTAGTGGCATTCCCTTTGGCATGTCTGTGCCCATGGACGACTCAAATATGACTGAAATTAAGCCTATACTCGCCCCTGCAGCTGCTGGGTTCCACCCGTCATCCATACCGGGATTCAAGACAACATTTGACGGATTTGGAGGGGACCCATTTTCCCAGAGACCCTCCCCATCAACAAGTGATGGCTCCCCATCTGTTTCCTCGAATGTGTTTGGCCAAGAGACAGGAATGGATGCGAATCAGAAGGATGCTAAAGAACTGCTTGGAGCACTGCATCATATGAATGGCAATGCCCTTCCAGGAGAACAAAGCTCTGGAACAGCAAAACTTCAGCAGATGGTTGATGGCCTAGAAAAGAGGACCAATGACCCCAATGAATGTGTAATCTGCCATAGGGTGCTCAGTTGCCAGAGCTCACTGAAGATGCATTACCGAACACACACCGGCGAGAGGCCCTACAAGTGCAAAATCTGTGGCCGTGCTTTCTCCACCAAAGGTAACCTCAAGGCCCATTATGGAGTACATAGGGCTAACACTCCTCTTAAAATGCAGCATTCCTGTCCCATCTGCCAGAAGAAGTTCACCAATGCTGTGGTTCTGCAGCAGCACATTCGCATGCACATGGGTGGGCAGATCCCCAACACTCCTATGCCAGAAAACCAGTTTGAAGCAGCGGAAGCAATGGAGCCCTCTCTACCAGAGGAGAAGCCTATGGATACCAATGGTTTTGAAGCAAGCATGGAAGAGCATGAGCCAGAGCTGAACTCCCAAAAGCCAAATGACACCTCGGATTCCCTCCCATCTGCCACTGAGGAACAACCAAAGAAGCATGCTGCACCCGCTGTGTTTTCCAGCCTAGATGTTTTGAAGAATCTCACCTCTGCTCTTGCACTGAAACGGCAGAGTAGCACAGCTTCGGAGAGCGAGGGAACATCCAAAGAATCCCCATCAGCTCCTAGAGAGCAAGAATATCAGAATGGCCGTAGTCCTGCCATTTCTGATTCAGCCATGTCATTTCACTCGTCTTCCCctgtaaacaacaacattagTAGCAAGTCTCCTGAGTCTGCTGTTGATGAGTTTGCCCGCACTGGGTCAAAACCAGACTCTGATGGTGGCACTCAAGATGGACATGAATCAAGTGGAGCCCTTGACCTCACAGCTTCCAGCAGCTTTACCCCCAAAGTAATCAAAGAAGAACCTGGCATGCCATTCACAAATGGAGACTACA CTCCTAGTAACATGCCTTTCATGAGGATACCATCAAGTCTGGCCAGTCTGGAAATGAAGATTCCTCCAGAGAATCCTTTGGGCCCTCATGGTTTGTTCAGCTCCCATATGCCTCAGGGAACAGCCATGCCCTCCTCCATCTCCACCGCACCGCGACGATCAACCAAACAGCACATGTGTAATACCTGTGGCAAGAACTTCTCATCTGCCAGTGCCTTGCAGATCCATGAGCGCACTCATACAGGGGAGAAGCCTTTTGCCTGTAATATCTGTGGCAGGGCTTTCACCACCAAGGGAAACCTAAAG gtgCATATCGGCACTCACATGTGGAACAACTCATCACGGCGTGGTCAGCGCCTGTCACTGGATAATCCCATGGCGCTGATGGCAATGAGCTCAGAGGCTAATATGttaccagaaattatgcaggCCCCCAAAGAACTGGCTGCTCCAGCAATGAACTTTGACCCGTCTCTGTGGAACCAGTATGCTGCCGCCTTCAGTGGTGGCCTGACCATGAAGACCAATGAAATTTCTGTCATCCAGGGTGGTGGCATCCCACTCCCTGGGAGCCCTGCCGGTGGGCCTCTGATTGGATCCACTGGAGGCCTCATGAAGATGGATGGATCCCACTCTGGCTTGCCTGCCACCATGGCTGAAATTGAGAAGAACAGCTCTGACAGTGTGCCAAAATCCCAGTTCCCACATTTCATGGAGGAGGGTAAAATTGCAGTTAATTAG